One Vitis riparia cultivar Riparia Gloire de Montpellier isolate 1030 chromosome 4, EGFV_Vit.rip_1.0, whole genome shotgun sequence genomic window carries:
- the LOC117913076 gene encoding serine/threonine-protein kinase STY13 gives MVEGPKFTGIIGGGGNHNHDNNYFDFTQGFYQKLGEDSNMSIDSLQTSNAGLSVSMSVDNSSVGSNDSLTHILNHPGLKPVATHNYSVGHSVLRPGKGKVTHALNEDALARALMDTRYPTEGLENYDEWTIDLRKLNMGTAFAQGAFGKLYRGEYNGDDVAIKILERPENSPERAQVMEQQFQQEVMMLATLKHPNIVRFIGACRKPLAWCIVTEYAKGGSVRQFLMRRQNRSVPLKLAVKQALDVARGMAYVHGLGFIHRDLKSDNLLIAADKSIKIADFGVARIEVQTEGMTPETGTYRWMAPEMIQHRPYTQKVDVYSFGIVLWELITGLLPFQNMTAVQAAFAVVNKGVRPIIPSDCLPVLSDIMTRCWDANPEVRPPFTEVVRMLENAEIEIMTTVRKARFRCCMTQPMTTD, from the exons ATGGTGGAGGGTCCGAAATTCACTGGAATTATTGGCGGAGGGGGGAATCACAACCATGATAACAATTACTTTGATTTCACTCAAGGCTTCTATCAGAAACTTGGGGAGGACTCCAACATGTCTATTGACAGTTTGCAGACCAGTAATGCTGGCTTGTCCGTGTCGATGTCTGTGGACAACAGTAGCGTTGGGTCCAATGATTCTCTTACCCATATCCTAAACCACCCCGGTCTGAAGCCTGTGGCTACCCACAATTATTCTGTGGGGCACAGCGTCCTTCGTCCCGGGAAAGGTAAGGTCACCCATGCTCTGAATGAAGACGCACTTGCTCGAGCTTTGATGGATACTAGGTACCCAACTGAGGGTTTGGAGAATTATGATGAATGGACCATTGATTTGCGCAAGCTCAACATGGGGACGGCTTTTGCTCAAGGGGCTTTTGGGAAGTTATACAGGGGAGAGTATAATGGGGACGATGTGGCGATTAAGATTTTGGAAAGGCCGGAGAATAGTCCTGAGAGGGCGCAGGTGATGGAGCAGCAATTCCAGCAAGAAGTGATGATGCTTGCGACACTGAAACACCCCAATATTGTGAGGTTTATTGGGGCATGCCGTAAGCCCCTTGCTTGGTGCATTGTGACTGAATATGCCAAGGGAGGGTCAGTTCGGCAGTTCTTGATGAGGAGGCAGAATAGGTCTGTGCCGCTGAAATTGGCTGTCAAGCAGGCATTGGATGTTGCAAGGGGGATGGCATATGTGCATGGACTCGGGTTCATCCACAGGGACCTGAAGTCAGATAACCTCTTGATTGCTGCTGATAAATCCATTAAGATTGCTGATTTTGGTGTTGCCCGGATTGAGGTGCAAACCGAAGGAATGACACCAGAGACAGGGACGTATCGCTGGATGGCCCC AGAGATGATCCAGCACAGGCCATACACTCAGAAGGTAGATGTCTACAGCTTTGGAATTGTCCTGTGGGAGCTCATAACAGGCTTGCTTCCCTTCCAGAACATGACTGCAGTGCAGGCAGCCTTTGCTGTGGTGAACAAGGGAGTGAGGCCAATTATCCCAAGCGACTGTCTTCCTGTTCTAAGCGATATCATGACCCGCTGCTGGGACGCCAATCCTGAAGTGCGTCCTCCCTTCACTGAGGTTGTCAGGAT
- the LOC117913040 gene encoding uncharacterized protein LOC117913040 isoform X5: MGNPKSFKIPINSPLATTLKSSISHKLLEFLGNYTDDVLAEYITVLVCNGKHRNQARDDLEAFLGERSEEFVSWLWDLLLDYANQSNTSIVPLDPKGVTFSSPHDNDADMEYRAKRSRNFHNHGTSNDDGSPVISTEGEELRHPSTYAFYILPDDTDFSEGFQRSAGFAAPSDDVNTEKVSLLMSGNGMRSELEPVEDIYDDFLAHGCSGKDSFSVMPASGEERILYMDKYQKIVDSKAIDLPKKLFSPSKQPYPRRLQSSIADNPLPRQTSSANAYGRSLSPKVVTAVSHQYDKSRGSVWDRLGKPQKNTFERSKTVDAPGISIREQNGVFLDQSVPVLPSPTERHSKQEAPGLGNGAYNSGKCKKLESGVSTTGKLNGASNIRRKRHFGESSTGPGNSSVSLVDKGNMDVQYKETSGDSKKSKLAEEVSEAMTFAQKMLDLKVRFHQLEREMCKLRSKHTDLTRGGKPDLSSSSGTLRHPEEDIEPRTVYVTNVLSPLRLEPGTSHKLFPSLCHLS, encoded by the exons ATGGGAAACCCTAAATCATTCAAGATCCCTATAAATTCTCCGCTGGCAACCACTCTCAAATCTTCTATTTCCCACAAGCTTCTCGAATTCCTTGGAAACTACACTGACGACGTGCTCGCT GAGTATATTACAGTGCTCGTTTGTAATGGAAAGCATCGAAATCAAGCTAGAGATGATTTGGAGGCATTTCTTGGAGAACGGAGTGAGGAATTTGTATCATG GTTATGGGATCTTCTCTTGGACTATGCCAATCAATCAAATACAAGCATTGTCCCGTTGGATCCCAAGGGTGTCACCTTCAGCAGTCCCCATGACAATGACGCTGATATGGAGTACAGAGCTAAAAGGTCAAGGAACTTTCATAATCATGGCACCAGCAATGATGATGGATCACCTGTAATATCA ACTGAAGGTGAGGAGTTGCGCCACCCATCAACCTATGCTTTTTATATTCTTCCAGATGATACGGACTTTTCTGAGGGCTTTCAACGGTCTGCAGGTTTTGCTGCACCTTCAGATGATGTTAATACTGAGAAGGTATCCTTACTGATGTCTGGAAATGGTATGCGAAGTGAACTTGAGCCAGTTGAGGACATTTATGATGATTTTTTGGCACATGGATGTTCTGGAAAGGATAGCTTTTCAGTGATGCCAGCTAGTGGAGAAGAAAGAATTCTCTACATGGATAAATATCAGAAG ATTGTTGATAGTAAAGCCATTGACTTGCCTAAAAAACTTTTCTCACCCTCAAAACAGCCATATCCTAGAAGATTACAGTCTTCTATTGCAG ATAATCCTCTTCCCAGGCAAACATCTTCTGCCAATGCATATGGAAGAAGTCTTTCTCCCAAAGTGGTCACTGCAGTATCTCACCAGTATGACAAGTCACGGGGTAGTGTTTGGGATAGATTGGGCAAGCCgcaaaaaaatacatttgaaagGAGTAAAACTGTTGATGCACCTGGTATTTCTATTAGAGAGCAAAATGgagtttttcttgaccagagtgTACCAGTGCTTCCTTCACCAACTGAAAGACATAGTAAACAAGAAGCTCCTGGGCTTGGTAATGGTGCTTACAATTCTGGAAAATGTAAGAAATTGGAGAGTGGTGTGAGTACTACTGGCAAACTAAATGGTGCCAGTAATATCAGGCGAAAGAGGCACTTTGGTGAGAGTAGTACTGGCCCAGGTAACAGTTCAGTTTCTTTGGTGGACAAGGGGAACATGGATGTTCAATATAAAGAAACTTCAGGAGATTCCAAAAAGTCAAAACTGGCCGAAGAGGTTTCAGAGGCTATGACATTTGCTCAG AAAATGTTAGATTTGAAAGTAAGATTTCATCAACTTGAAAGGGAAATGTGTAAGCTTCGATCAAAGCACACAGATCTGACAAGAGGTGGAAAGCCTGATTTATCATCTAGTTCTG GTACATTGAGACATCCAGAGGAAGATATCGAGCCAAGAACTGTATATGTAACAAAT gtgttGTCCCCATTGcgacttgaacctggaacctcccacaaactcTTCCCATCCCTTTGccacttgagctag
- the LOC117913040 gene encoding uncharacterized protein LOC117913040 isoform X2, whose amino-acid sequence MGNPKSFKIPINSPLATTLKSSISHKLLEFLGNYTDDVLAEYITVLVCNGKHRNQARDDLEAFLGERSEEFVSWLWDLLLDYANQSNTSIVPLDPKGVTFSSPHDNDADMEYRAKRSRNFHNHGTSNDDGSPTEGEELRHPSTYAFYILPDDTDFSEGFQRSAGFAAPSDDVNTEKVSLLMSGNGMRSELEPVEDIYDDFLAHGCSGKDSFSVMPASGEERILYMDKYQKIVDSKAIDLPKKLFSPSKQPYPRRLQSSIADNPLPRQTSSANAYGRSLSPKVVTAVSHQYDKSRGSVWDRLGKPQKNTFERSKTVDAPGISIREQNGVFLDQSVPVLPSPTERHSKQEAPGLGNGAYNSGKCKKLESGVSTTGKLNGASNIRRKRHFGESSTGPGNSSVSLVDKGNMDVQYKETSGDSKKSKLAEEVSEAMTFAQKMLDLKVRFHQLEREMCKLRSKHTDLTRGGKPDLSSSSGTLRHPEEDIEPRTVYVTNVHFAATKEALSNHFAKCGLVVNVVILTDETIAQPKRSAFITFASVESVNKALALSGTSFFSRTVKVFRKADMATGKSAPPQVAGMPVQARFAHIKGKIAVDRPLYSTPHLQWRRESIPTPSEPSASANIQEKSPSESSASANIQKKSTAGSGSQQPFSS is encoded by the exons ATGGGAAACCCTAAATCATTCAAGATCCCTATAAATTCTCCGCTGGCAACCACTCTCAAATCTTCTATTTCCCACAAGCTTCTCGAATTCCTTGGAAACTACACTGACGACGTGCTCGCT GAGTATATTACAGTGCTCGTTTGTAATGGAAAGCATCGAAATCAAGCTAGAGATGATTTGGAGGCATTTCTTGGAGAACGGAGTGAGGAATTTGTATCATG GTTATGGGATCTTCTCTTGGACTATGCCAATCAATCAAATACAAGCATTGTCCCGTTGGATCCCAAGGGTGTCACCTTCAGCAGTCCCCATGACAATGACGCTGATATGGAGTACAGAGCTAAAAGGTCAAGGAACTTTCATAATCATGGCACCAGCAATGATGATGGATCACCT ACTGAAGGTGAGGAGTTGCGCCACCCATCAACCTATGCTTTTTATATTCTTCCAGATGATACGGACTTTTCTGAGGGCTTTCAACGGTCTGCAGGTTTTGCTGCACCTTCAGATGATGTTAATACTGAGAAGGTATCCTTACTGATGTCTGGAAATGGTATGCGAAGTGAACTTGAGCCAGTTGAGGACATTTATGATGATTTTTTGGCACATGGATGTTCTGGAAAGGATAGCTTTTCAGTGATGCCAGCTAGTGGAGAAGAAAGAATTCTCTACATGGATAAATATCAGAAG ATTGTTGATAGTAAAGCCATTGACTTGCCTAAAAAACTTTTCTCACCCTCAAAACAGCCATATCCTAGAAGATTACAGTCTTCTATTGCAG ATAATCCTCTTCCCAGGCAAACATCTTCTGCCAATGCATATGGAAGAAGTCTTTCTCCCAAAGTGGTCACTGCAGTATCTCACCAGTATGACAAGTCACGGGGTAGTGTTTGGGATAGATTGGGCAAGCCgcaaaaaaatacatttgaaagGAGTAAAACTGTTGATGCACCTGGTATTTCTATTAGAGAGCAAAATGgagtttttcttgaccagagtgTACCAGTGCTTCCTTCACCAACTGAAAGACATAGTAAACAAGAAGCTCCTGGGCTTGGTAATGGTGCTTACAATTCTGGAAAATGTAAGAAATTGGAGAGTGGTGTGAGTACTACTGGCAAACTAAATGGTGCCAGTAATATCAGGCGAAAGAGGCACTTTGGTGAGAGTAGTACTGGCCCAGGTAACAGTTCAGTTTCTTTGGTGGACAAGGGGAACATGGATGTTCAATATAAAGAAACTTCAGGAGATTCCAAAAAGTCAAAACTGGCCGAAGAGGTTTCAGAGGCTATGACATTTGCTCAG AAAATGTTAGATTTGAAAGTAAGATTTCATCAACTTGAAAGGGAAATGTGTAAGCTTCGATCAAAGCACACAGATCTGACAAGAGGTGGAAAGCCTGATTTATCATCTAGTTCTG GTACATTGAGACATCCAGAGGAAGATATCGAGCCAAGAACTGTATATGTAACAAAT GTACATTTTGCAGCAACTAAAGAAGCTTTATCAAATCACTTTGCCAAATGTGGGTTGGTGGTCAATGTTGTTATTTTGACTGATGAAACAATTGCCCAACCAAAGAG GTCTGCTTTCATTACTTTTGCCAGTGTGGAGTCTGTTAACAAAGCATTGGCATTGAGTGGGACCTCATTTTTTTCAAGAACTGTAAAG GTTTTTAGAAAGGCAGACATGGCCACTGGAAAATCTGCACCACCCCAGGTTGCTGGAATGCCAGTGCAAGCACGGTTTGCTCACATCAAGGGAAAGATCGCCGTTGACAGACCTCTGTATTCCACCCCTCATCTACAATGGCGACGAGAATCAATCCCCACTCCCTCTGAACCATCAGCTTCAGCAAACATTCAAGAGAAATCCCCCTCTGAATCATCAGCTTCAGCAAATATTCAAAAGAAATCCACCGCAGGCTCTGGCTCCCAGCAGCCTTTTTCAAGTTAA
- the LOC117913040 gene encoding uncharacterized protein LOC117913040 isoform X3, with product MGNPKSFKIPINSPLATTLKSSISHKLLEFLGNYTDDVLAEYITVLVCNGKHRNQARDDLEAFLGERSEEFVSWLWDLLLDYANQSNTSIVPLDPKGVTFSSPHDNDADMEYRAKRSRNFHNHGTSNDDGSPVISTEGFAAPSDDVNTEKVSLLMSGNGMRSELEPVEDIYDDFLAHGCSGKDSFSVMPASGEERILYMDKYQKIVDSKAIDLPKKLFSPSKQPYPRRLQSSIADNPLPRQTSSANAYGRSLSPKVVTAVSHQYDKSRGSVWDRLGKPQKNTFERSKTVDAPGISIREQNGVFLDQSVPVLPSPTERHSKQEAPGLGNGAYNSGKCKKLESGVSTTGKLNGASNIRRKRHFGESSTGPGNSSVSLVDKGNMDVQYKETSGDSKKSKLAEEVSEAMTFAQKMLDLKVRFHQLEREMCKLRSKHTDLTRGGKPDLSSSSGTLRHPEEDIEPRTVYVTNVHFAATKEALSNHFAKCGLVVNVVILTDETIAQPKRSAFITFASVESVNKALALSGTSFFSRTVKVFRKADMATGKSAPPQVAGMPVQARFAHIKGKIAVDRPLYSTPHLQWRRESIPTPSEPSASANIQEKSPSESSASANIQKKSTAGSGSQQPFSS from the exons ATGGGAAACCCTAAATCATTCAAGATCCCTATAAATTCTCCGCTGGCAACCACTCTCAAATCTTCTATTTCCCACAAGCTTCTCGAATTCCTTGGAAACTACACTGACGACGTGCTCGCT GAGTATATTACAGTGCTCGTTTGTAATGGAAAGCATCGAAATCAAGCTAGAGATGATTTGGAGGCATTTCTTGGAGAACGGAGTGAGGAATTTGTATCATG GTTATGGGATCTTCTCTTGGACTATGCCAATCAATCAAATACAAGCATTGTCCCGTTGGATCCCAAGGGTGTCACCTTCAGCAGTCCCCATGACAATGACGCTGATATGGAGTACAGAGCTAAAAGGTCAAGGAACTTTCATAATCATGGCACCAGCAATGATGATGGATCACCTGTAATATCA ACTGAAG GTTTTGCTGCACCTTCAGATGATGTTAATACTGAGAAGGTATCCTTACTGATGTCTGGAAATGGTATGCGAAGTGAACTTGAGCCAGTTGAGGACATTTATGATGATTTTTTGGCACATGGATGTTCTGGAAAGGATAGCTTTTCAGTGATGCCAGCTAGTGGAGAAGAAAGAATTCTCTACATGGATAAATATCAGAAG ATTGTTGATAGTAAAGCCATTGACTTGCCTAAAAAACTTTTCTCACCCTCAAAACAGCCATATCCTAGAAGATTACAGTCTTCTATTGCAG ATAATCCTCTTCCCAGGCAAACATCTTCTGCCAATGCATATGGAAGAAGTCTTTCTCCCAAAGTGGTCACTGCAGTATCTCACCAGTATGACAAGTCACGGGGTAGTGTTTGGGATAGATTGGGCAAGCCgcaaaaaaatacatttgaaagGAGTAAAACTGTTGATGCACCTGGTATTTCTATTAGAGAGCAAAATGgagtttttcttgaccagagtgTACCAGTGCTTCCTTCACCAACTGAAAGACATAGTAAACAAGAAGCTCCTGGGCTTGGTAATGGTGCTTACAATTCTGGAAAATGTAAGAAATTGGAGAGTGGTGTGAGTACTACTGGCAAACTAAATGGTGCCAGTAATATCAGGCGAAAGAGGCACTTTGGTGAGAGTAGTACTGGCCCAGGTAACAGTTCAGTTTCTTTGGTGGACAAGGGGAACATGGATGTTCAATATAAAGAAACTTCAGGAGATTCCAAAAAGTCAAAACTGGCCGAAGAGGTTTCAGAGGCTATGACATTTGCTCAG AAAATGTTAGATTTGAAAGTAAGATTTCATCAACTTGAAAGGGAAATGTGTAAGCTTCGATCAAAGCACACAGATCTGACAAGAGGTGGAAAGCCTGATTTATCATCTAGTTCTG GTACATTGAGACATCCAGAGGAAGATATCGAGCCAAGAACTGTATATGTAACAAAT GTACATTTTGCAGCAACTAAAGAAGCTTTATCAAATCACTTTGCCAAATGTGGGTTGGTGGTCAATGTTGTTATTTTGACTGATGAAACAATTGCCCAACCAAAGAG GTCTGCTTTCATTACTTTTGCCAGTGTGGAGTCTGTTAACAAAGCATTGGCATTGAGTGGGACCTCATTTTTTTCAAGAACTGTAAAG GTTTTTAGAAAGGCAGACATGGCCACTGGAAAATCTGCACCACCCCAGGTTGCTGGAATGCCAGTGCAAGCACGGTTTGCTCACATCAAGGGAAAGATCGCCGTTGACAGACCTCTGTATTCCACCCCTCATCTACAATGGCGACGAGAATCAATCCCCACTCCCTCTGAACCATCAGCTTCAGCAAACATTCAAGAGAAATCCCCCTCTGAATCATCAGCTTCAGCAAATATTCAAAAGAAATCCACCGCAGGCTCTGGCTCCCAGCAGCCTTTTTCAAGTTAA
- the LOC117913040 gene encoding uncharacterized protein LOC117913040 isoform X4: MGNPKSFKIPINSPLATTLKSSISHKLLEFLGNYTDDVLAEYITVLVCNGKHRNQARDDLEAFLGERSEEFVSWLWDLLLDYANQSNTSIVPLDPKGVTFSSPHDNDADMEYRAKRSRNFHNHGTSNDDGSPTEGFAAPSDDVNTEKVSLLMSGNGMRSELEPVEDIYDDFLAHGCSGKDSFSVMPASGEERILYMDKYQKIVDSKAIDLPKKLFSPSKQPYPRRLQSSIADNPLPRQTSSANAYGRSLSPKVVTAVSHQYDKSRGSVWDRLGKPQKNTFERSKTVDAPGISIREQNGVFLDQSVPVLPSPTERHSKQEAPGLGNGAYNSGKCKKLESGVSTTGKLNGASNIRRKRHFGESSTGPGNSSVSLVDKGNMDVQYKETSGDSKKSKLAEEVSEAMTFAQKMLDLKVRFHQLEREMCKLRSKHTDLTRGGKPDLSSSSGTLRHPEEDIEPRTVYVTNVHFAATKEALSNHFAKCGLVVNVVILTDETIAQPKRSAFITFASVESVNKALALSGTSFFSRTVKVFRKADMATGKSAPPQVAGMPVQARFAHIKGKIAVDRPLYSTPHLQWRRESIPTPSEPSASANIQEKSPSESSASANIQKKSTAGSGSQQPFSS; encoded by the exons ATGGGAAACCCTAAATCATTCAAGATCCCTATAAATTCTCCGCTGGCAACCACTCTCAAATCTTCTATTTCCCACAAGCTTCTCGAATTCCTTGGAAACTACACTGACGACGTGCTCGCT GAGTATATTACAGTGCTCGTTTGTAATGGAAAGCATCGAAATCAAGCTAGAGATGATTTGGAGGCATTTCTTGGAGAACGGAGTGAGGAATTTGTATCATG GTTATGGGATCTTCTCTTGGACTATGCCAATCAATCAAATACAAGCATTGTCCCGTTGGATCCCAAGGGTGTCACCTTCAGCAGTCCCCATGACAATGACGCTGATATGGAGTACAGAGCTAAAAGGTCAAGGAACTTTCATAATCATGGCACCAGCAATGATGATGGATCACCT ACTGAAG GTTTTGCTGCACCTTCAGATGATGTTAATACTGAGAAGGTATCCTTACTGATGTCTGGAAATGGTATGCGAAGTGAACTTGAGCCAGTTGAGGACATTTATGATGATTTTTTGGCACATGGATGTTCTGGAAAGGATAGCTTTTCAGTGATGCCAGCTAGTGGAGAAGAAAGAATTCTCTACATGGATAAATATCAGAAG ATTGTTGATAGTAAAGCCATTGACTTGCCTAAAAAACTTTTCTCACCCTCAAAACAGCCATATCCTAGAAGATTACAGTCTTCTATTGCAG ATAATCCTCTTCCCAGGCAAACATCTTCTGCCAATGCATATGGAAGAAGTCTTTCTCCCAAAGTGGTCACTGCAGTATCTCACCAGTATGACAAGTCACGGGGTAGTGTTTGGGATAGATTGGGCAAGCCgcaaaaaaatacatttgaaagGAGTAAAACTGTTGATGCACCTGGTATTTCTATTAGAGAGCAAAATGgagtttttcttgaccagagtgTACCAGTGCTTCCTTCACCAACTGAAAGACATAGTAAACAAGAAGCTCCTGGGCTTGGTAATGGTGCTTACAATTCTGGAAAATGTAAGAAATTGGAGAGTGGTGTGAGTACTACTGGCAAACTAAATGGTGCCAGTAATATCAGGCGAAAGAGGCACTTTGGTGAGAGTAGTACTGGCCCAGGTAACAGTTCAGTTTCTTTGGTGGACAAGGGGAACATGGATGTTCAATATAAAGAAACTTCAGGAGATTCCAAAAAGTCAAAACTGGCCGAAGAGGTTTCAGAGGCTATGACATTTGCTCAG AAAATGTTAGATTTGAAAGTAAGATTTCATCAACTTGAAAGGGAAATGTGTAAGCTTCGATCAAAGCACACAGATCTGACAAGAGGTGGAAAGCCTGATTTATCATCTAGTTCTG GTACATTGAGACATCCAGAGGAAGATATCGAGCCAAGAACTGTATATGTAACAAAT GTACATTTTGCAGCAACTAAAGAAGCTTTATCAAATCACTTTGCCAAATGTGGGTTGGTGGTCAATGTTGTTATTTTGACTGATGAAACAATTGCCCAACCAAAGAG GTCTGCTTTCATTACTTTTGCCAGTGTGGAGTCTGTTAACAAAGCATTGGCATTGAGTGGGACCTCATTTTTTTCAAGAACTGTAAAG GTTTTTAGAAAGGCAGACATGGCCACTGGAAAATCTGCACCACCCCAGGTTGCTGGAATGCCAGTGCAAGCACGGTTTGCTCACATCAAGGGAAAGATCGCCGTTGACAGACCTCTGTATTCCACCCCTCATCTACAATGGCGACGAGAATCAATCCCCACTCCCTCTGAACCATCAGCTTCAGCAAACATTCAAGAGAAATCCCCCTCTGAATCATCAGCTTCAGCAAATATTCAAAAGAAATCCACCGCAGGCTCTGGCTCCCAGCAGCCTTTTTCAAGTTAA
- the LOC117913040 gene encoding uncharacterized protein LOC117913040 isoform X1 — protein sequence MGNPKSFKIPINSPLATTLKSSISHKLLEFLGNYTDDVLAEYITVLVCNGKHRNQARDDLEAFLGERSEEFVSWLWDLLLDYANQSNTSIVPLDPKGVTFSSPHDNDADMEYRAKRSRNFHNHGTSNDDGSPVISTEGEELRHPSTYAFYILPDDTDFSEGFQRSAGFAAPSDDVNTEKVSLLMSGNGMRSELEPVEDIYDDFLAHGCSGKDSFSVMPASGEERILYMDKYQKIVDSKAIDLPKKLFSPSKQPYPRRLQSSIADNPLPRQTSSANAYGRSLSPKVVTAVSHQYDKSRGSVWDRLGKPQKNTFERSKTVDAPGISIREQNGVFLDQSVPVLPSPTERHSKQEAPGLGNGAYNSGKCKKLESGVSTTGKLNGASNIRRKRHFGESSTGPGNSSVSLVDKGNMDVQYKETSGDSKKSKLAEEVSEAMTFAQKMLDLKVRFHQLEREMCKLRSKHTDLTRGGKPDLSSSSGTLRHPEEDIEPRTVYVTNVHFAATKEALSNHFAKCGLVVNVVILTDETIAQPKRSAFITFASVESVNKALALSGTSFFSRTVKVFRKADMATGKSAPPQVAGMPVQARFAHIKGKIAVDRPLYSTPHLQWRRESIPTPSEPSASANIQEKSPSESSASANIQKKSTAGSGSQQPFSS from the exons ATGGGAAACCCTAAATCATTCAAGATCCCTATAAATTCTCCGCTGGCAACCACTCTCAAATCTTCTATTTCCCACAAGCTTCTCGAATTCCTTGGAAACTACACTGACGACGTGCTCGCT GAGTATATTACAGTGCTCGTTTGTAATGGAAAGCATCGAAATCAAGCTAGAGATGATTTGGAGGCATTTCTTGGAGAACGGAGTGAGGAATTTGTATCATG GTTATGGGATCTTCTCTTGGACTATGCCAATCAATCAAATACAAGCATTGTCCCGTTGGATCCCAAGGGTGTCACCTTCAGCAGTCCCCATGACAATGACGCTGATATGGAGTACAGAGCTAAAAGGTCAAGGAACTTTCATAATCATGGCACCAGCAATGATGATGGATCACCTGTAATATCA ACTGAAGGTGAGGAGTTGCGCCACCCATCAACCTATGCTTTTTATATTCTTCCAGATGATACGGACTTTTCTGAGGGCTTTCAACGGTCTGCAGGTTTTGCTGCACCTTCAGATGATGTTAATACTGAGAAGGTATCCTTACTGATGTCTGGAAATGGTATGCGAAGTGAACTTGAGCCAGTTGAGGACATTTATGATGATTTTTTGGCACATGGATGTTCTGGAAAGGATAGCTTTTCAGTGATGCCAGCTAGTGGAGAAGAAAGAATTCTCTACATGGATAAATATCAGAAG ATTGTTGATAGTAAAGCCATTGACTTGCCTAAAAAACTTTTCTCACCCTCAAAACAGCCATATCCTAGAAGATTACAGTCTTCTATTGCAG ATAATCCTCTTCCCAGGCAAACATCTTCTGCCAATGCATATGGAAGAAGTCTTTCTCCCAAAGTGGTCACTGCAGTATCTCACCAGTATGACAAGTCACGGGGTAGTGTTTGGGATAGATTGGGCAAGCCgcaaaaaaatacatttgaaagGAGTAAAACTGTTGATGCACCTGGTATTTCTATTAGAGAGCAAAATGgagtttttcttgaccagagtgTACCAGTGCTTCCTTCACCAACTGAAAGACATAGTAAACAAGAAGCTCCTGGGCTTGGTAATGGTGCTTACAATTCTGGAAAATGTAAGAAATTGGAGAGTGGTGTGAGTACTACTGGCAAACTAAATGGTGCCAGTAATATCAGGCGAAAGAGGCACTTTGGTGAGAGTAGTACTGGCCCAGGTAACAGTTCAGTTTCTTTGGTGGACAAGGGGAACATGGATGTTCAATATAAAGAAACTTCAGGAGATTCCAAAAAGTCAAAACTGGCCGAAGAGGTTTCAGAGGCTATGACATTTGCTCAG AAAATGTTAGATTTGAAAGTAAGATTTCATCAACTTGAAAGGGAAATGTGTAAGCTTCGATCAAAGCACACAGATCTGACAAGAGGTGGAAAGCCTGATTTATCATCTAGTTCTG GTACATTGAGACATCCAGAGGAAGATATCGAGCCAAGAACTGTATATGTAACAAAT GTACATTTTGCAGCAACTAAAGAAGCTTTATCAAATCACTTTGCCAAATGTGGGTTGGTGGTCAATGTTGTTATTTTGACTGATGAAACAATTGCCCAACCAAAGAG GTCTGCTTTCATTACTTTTGCCAGTGTGGAGTCTGTTAACAAAGCATTGGCATTGAGTGGGACCTCATTTTTTTCAAGAACTGTAAAG GTTTTTAGAAAGGCAGACATGGCCACTGGAAAATCTGCACCACCCCAGGTTGCTGGAATGCCAGTGCAAGCACGGTTTGCTCACATCAAGGGAAAGATCGCCGTTGACAGACCTCTGTATTCCACCCCTCATCTACAATGGCGACGAGAATCAATCCCCACTCCCTCTGAACCATCAGCTTCAGCAAACATTCAAGAGAAATCCCCCTCTGAATCATCAGCTTCAGCAAATATTCAAAAGAAATCCACCGCAGGCTCTGGCTCCCAGCAGCCTTTTTCAAGTTAA